In Trichocoleus desertorum NBK24, the following are encoded in one genomic region:
- a CDS encoding S-(hydroxymethyl)glutathione dehydrogenase/class III alcohol dehydrogenase, translated as MDVKAAVAFEAGKPLSIETVQLEGPQAGEVLIEIKATGVCHTDAFTLSGADPEGLFPAILGHEGAGVVVEVGPGVTSVKPGDHVIPLYTPECRNCEYCLSFKTNLCQAIRGTQGRGLMPNGTSRFSLGGKMIHHYMGTSTFANYTVLPEIAVAKIREDAPFDKVCYIGCGVTTGIGAVLYTAKVEPGANVVVFGLGGIGLNVIQGARMVGANMIIGVDINPTKRALAEKLGMTHFVNPKEVEGDLVAHLVELTKGGADYSFECIGNVNVMRQALECCHKGWGVSVIIGVAGAGQEISTRPFQLVTGRVWKGSAFGGARGRTDVPKIVDWYMDGKINIDDLITNVMPIGQINEAFDLMHKGEAIRTVVTF; from the coding sequence ATGGACGTTAAAGCAGCCGTTGCTTTTGAAGCTGGAAAGCCGTTGAGTATTGAAACGGTGCAGCTCGAAGGCCCCCAAGCAGGCGAAGTATTAATAGAAATTAAAGCGACAGGTGTCTGTCACACCGATGCCTTTACGCTTTCTGGCGCTGACCCAGAAGGCTTATTTCCAGCGATTTTGGGGCACGAGGGAGCAGGTGTGGTTGTAGAAGTAGGACCAGGGGTGACTTCAGTAAAACCTGGTGATCATGTGATTCCCCTCTACACTCCCGAATGCCGCAATTGCGAGTATTGCCTCAGCTTCAAAACCAACCTGTGCCAAGCGATTCGTGGTACTCAAGGTCGAGGATTGATGCCCAATGGCACTAGCCGCTTCTCACTCGGCGGCAAGATGATCCATCACTACATGGGCACCTCCACCTTCGCCAACTACACGGTGCTACCTGAGATTGCCGTTGCCAAAATTCGTGAGGATGCCCCCTTCGACAAAGTCTGCTATATCGGCTGCGGTGTCACCACGGGAATTGGTGCCGTTCTCTACACCGCCAAAGTAGAGCCAGGAGCCAATGTCGTAGTGTTTGGCTTGGGTGGCATCGGTCTGAACGTGATCCAAGGTGCCCGCATGGTGGGAGCCAACATGATCATTGGCGTAGACATCAACCCCACGAAACGCGCCTTGGCGGAAAAGTTGGGTATGACCCACTTCGTTAACCCCAAAGAAGTGGAGGGTGACTTGGTAGCTCACCTGGTAGAACTGACCAAAGGCGGAGCAGACTACAGCTTTGAGTGCATTGGCAACGTCAATGTGATGCGGCAAGCTCTAGAGTGCTGCCACAAGGGTTGGGGTGTCAGCGTCATCATCGGCGTGGCAGGGGCAGGCCAAGAAATTAGCACTCGGCCATTTCAACTAGTCACGGGTCGTGTCTGGAAAGGCTCAGCCTTCGGAGGAGCCAGAGGCCGCACCGATGTCCCCAAGATTGTGGATTGGTACATGGACGGCAAAATCAACATTGATGATTTGATTACCAATGTGATGCCAATTGGGCAAATCAACGAAGCCTTTGATCTGATGCATAAAGGTGAAGCGATTCGGACAGTAGTGACGTTCTAA